A segment of the Ipomoea triloba cultivar NCNSP0323 chromosome 1, ASM357664v1 genome:
AGCAAATAAAATGTCATGCCAAATAACAATTCcaagtaaaaattcaaaattctcaAGTGCACTCACCAAGCTGTCCGCTTCACTTTTTGATTTGGCATCATCACAAGAATTAGATAATTCTAACAAAGCCAACCTTATTTCAGGAGCTTGAAATCTAATTgctttgacactttttattctACTCTCCCAACGagtatttgacaaatatttcacAGTCAAGCTTGGAACATTATCAAGTAAAATTTTCCACCTTTTAGGAGAACTTGAAAATAAAGCATATAGACGTTGCATAActccaaaaaatgaaattgcttTAACACAAGAATGTGCCATATCACTAACAGTAAGATTAAGACTATGACAAGCACATGGCATATACAATGCTCTTGGATTTACTTCAAGTAATCGTTTTTGAACACCTTGATGCTTTCCTTTCATATTAGAACCATTATCATAACCTTGGCCTCTCACATCATCAATTTGAAGACCTAAAGCTTTAATTGCATCTAACATTTCCTTAAAAAGTCCTAAACCAGATGTACTGtccacttttaaaaactctaaaaagtattcttctatttttattttagtactaGACGTATTAACACATCGTACTACTAAACTCATTTGTTCTTGATGACTAACATCTGGGGTACAATcaagaattatagaaaaatatttagcatCTTTAATAATCTGTATGATAGAACTTTTAACACTTTGGgccaaaatagaaattaactcattttgaattttgtgaCCAAGATAATGACGATGAATTTCATGGTTTTGAATACGTCTAATATGATCTTgcattatcaaatcaaattctGCAATCATCTCAATCAATCCCAAAAAATTGCCATTATTATCAAAGTAAATTTTGTCATTGGATCCTCGAAAAGCCAAATTATGTTTTGCAAGACATTTTACAACAGAAATTATGCGTAGTAAAACTTGTCTCCAacgttctttttcttttgaaatttcatTTTGTAAATCTTTATCAAtagtttgattattatttaatctCATTTTTAGTTCATTCCAATTTGTCATTTTAGTCATATGTTCAACACTATTCTCATGTTCTTTGAGCCTCTCACCAAGATGCTTCCAATTGCTAAATCCATCATTTGCTAAAGCACTTGTATTGTTATTGGATTTGAACAActtacaacaaaaacaatatactTTATCCACATGTTTTGAGTAAACTAACCATTTTCGATCACTAGTTTCTCCATTACTCAACTTTCTTGTGTAATAAGTATATGAAAAATGCCTAGAGGTATTATCTAAAGGAAACACAATATTTAATTCCCTTATAGGCCCCTTTTCAACTAAAACATCTCTTGATTTATTATCAAGATTAGACCAATTTCTAGGgtcatatatatcaaaataaggAGTAATTTGTTCATCTTCATCAACTAAAGGACTATTATCCTCATCAATATGATCTTGATTACTCATATTTTCATTAGATTGTTCAAGATTATCTAGGTTTGGTGTTTCTAAATTttcaacattatatatatataaaaaataaaacagattaaaaaaaaaaaagaacaaaaacaccTGGCAGTTATGAATCAATCAATCCGAATCAGTCAATCAAATATGTGCCTTCAATCCctgcatataaatatataataaattatacacttaataaactttcaatttcattttacatacaattatacaaatcataataaatagaattaaaaccaaaataaaattcctaGGTAAACTATtttgatgattgatgaatgatgattgatgaattaCCTCTGCTGCTGCCTGCTGAGTGCAGTCGTGCAGAGTGCTGATGAACTGGAGAATGGAGACTTGGAGTGCATCTGTGCATATTATGATATTAAGTGGAAATTTGGAATGTTGCATTGCATTCTCCACCCACCAAcggaaacaaacaaaaatatgtggagatatttgtttttttttgtctgcCATCATTCCCTGCCAATCTGCCATGCGTAGCCACTACTCCCACTAGCCACCAGCCatacttttccttttttctatgcatatataatatagacaGCCTTAGCAGAagaattagaattagaattagaattagCAGAAGTACATAGCATTAGCAGACACTATATTCCTATGCCatacttttcctttttataatatatcctataatactatgtatataatatatcctATGGGCCCCTTAGAGGGATGGGCCCTGGGCAGGCGCCCAGGCTGCCCCCCCCTTGGGCCGGCCCTGTTGACTTGTTGTACGACATAAGCAATTTCTGGGTGCGGCGTTGTTGTGAGGTACAACAACCGTCCTACTAATCTTCTGTAACTCCCAACATCATTGAGAATAGCATCACCACCACCTTTGTTTAGAAGATGGCCAGGAACCATAGGTGTGCTCACCGCCATCGGTTTGCAATTGAGAAATCCTGATTCATCTAGAATATCGCAGGCATATTTACGCTGACACAAGTTCAACCCCGAATTGTCCATATGTGCTTCAATCCCTAGAAAATAGCCCAGATTGTCCAAATCTTTGATTTTGAATGTATTGTCAAGAAATGCTTTAAGCTCTTGAATGAGAAGCATATTGGCACTAGCAACTAGGATATCATCTACATAAACTAGGAGAGCAATGAAACTTGAGTTACGCCCCTTAccattttacatattaaatgttcacaatttacatactaaatattcacaatttgaattgtgaatattttgacTATGTTtagcaaacctagctgaaaatgtatgtagctgaaagctgaaaagctataagttcgaagctgaaatttgaagagcctgttaagctagttgttatgcttaaaagtgtttggtaaaattaactttttgataagcttaTAAATgttaaaagactaaaaatgacatcttcaaaacatttaaataggttcgtttacatattaaaatataaaataatgaaatcaatatattttaataaaatataaagtaagaacatatatttcaaaatatattaagtaaacacatgtttataattcataaaattagttcatacaaaaagtaatgttcaaacacaaatgtcaaattgaattACAGCCAAacatattaaaaagaaaagatcaAAAAGGTTTTAGTTGGGAGGGGTAAataatgtcatttatttaaaataataaggataaaaatggaaaaaagttaggaagctactagcttatttttgaaaagctacttattttaagctactagcttattttgagaaacattaTCAAATagaacttataacttattagtagcttaaaataagttataaacttctaaataagctctgccaaacagagcctttgTATGTAAATTGTACGTATAtgcaaattgtgaatatttagtatgtaaaattgtgaacactcaatatgtaaattgtgtatatttGGATCCGAATCAACGTAACCTTGCAAGGTAAACCTGggttcacataataatttgccaaattaatcattatatagtggacgGTCCACCACGACACTGTTTCTTAAtgcaaagaaacaaaaatagttATGTATGTTACAATGCGTTTACATattaagtgtatattgtcaaataaaattgtagttgaattaaaatgatactataTATAGTGATACTGTAATAAaattacagtgtatataaaatgaaactaaataattaGAGAGGTTACTATATGGACCATAACATAATTTTCTGTCTAGCACTATTAGCGCAAAAATTTCAAACAACACCATATTTTGACATGATCCACGCTGCTATGTGAACAACGATTACCAGTAAAATTTACCCTTTGGGCAACAGATTCAAACCAGATGAGAAATTTTCAATACAAAAACTAAGCATACAAACCAACAAGATAGACCATTCATCTTTTGAGAAAATGACCAATTATAGCTAACATAGTGCCTTGTACTCAAAACTTGTAACTCAATATTCAGTAACATAATCTCATGTCtacaacaaaatcaaaatgcaaACAACTGATTCACTCACATTCCTCACCCCCCCAAATTATTGAATATTGGATGCCTTGTTGAGGATGACACATTGACACCTTCATATTTGACCTGGAACCACATCATTGCATCCTCCTTAGCCACCTTGTGCTGATTCCAACGTGAGACTTGCACCTGCGTCGGCGAGCTAGGGTATCCAAGGCGTTCCAACCGTAAATACCAGTTGAGGGGTCATACCTGTAAGAGGGATAGCCGGATAGGCAAATAAAACAGTTAAGCCTAATAAGGGATATATGATAAAAGGAAGACAACATATAGTAAATGGTGCCATATAGATCTGCAGggaaattattttattctagTACAACCATTTGTAAATAGTTGCACTAGTTCAGTTTTGATCCTTCAATGCAAATCTACACGTAACCAGGTCTATTTGTATAGTATATAGGAGACACATGAATTGAAGCACATGCATgcagtacccaaaaaaaaaaaaaaaaatctgaaaataGCGACGAAAAATTTTGTCGAATTAGCGACAAAATTTATCCATCGTTAAAATTTTGCGATGCCATCACTAATTTCTTTTTGCGACGATTTAAATGACAAAGTTTGTAAGAAAATAACGACAAATAATTCTGTCACTAAATTTAACCACTGatattccgtcgcaattttgtttttataggtgtCATTTAGTTACCGTTTAGAAGcgaaaatattcattattaaacTTAGCGACAAAAATTTCTGTCGTTATTTTATTTTCGTTTTTTATTGTttgaatatatatgttcatatgtATATGCTCAGTATTCGATAAGTTTACAGTGTGGGTGTGCGGAGAATATATTAAGAAAATGGAGCTCAGCTTTCACctacaaaagtttttttttttttttgaaacacatacaaaagttgaagaaaaacaaaaccagaaatgaacaataatttaaatgtcCCATAAAAAAGTAGAGGACAGGGTGCAGTGGAGAACGTGGGAGAAGACTctataaagagttaattaccgatttggtccctcgactattgggatttcaccactttggttctcgaaaatttttcttgctcaattaagtccttgactttgaaaaaattaaccaatttggtcctccgttttttttggtgttaaacagccgttaaatcaggaccaaattggtaatttcgctatagtcaagggaccatttcggtaattaattttgactgaaatggtcccttgactatattgaaaattaccaatttggtcccgatttaacggacatcaaatggtaaaataaacggaggaccaaattggttaattttttcaaagttgaggacttaattgggcaagaaaaattgtcgaggaccaaagtggtgaaatcccaatagtcgagggaccaaatcggtaattaactcctCTATAAAAGATGAACATGACCCACTTCTATATAGCTTATGACCAGGAGTGAATAGGAGTACTAAGTAGGgacaaattttacaatattggacgaaaagtgtaatctTTTCTAGGAGAAGGAATCAAATTTTCCCTTCTGTCAACAGAATAGTGTAATTGGGTCTCCTAAGTAAAAATAGTTTCGTTCAAATCTTTTAAATCAGGTAAATTTATT
Coding sequences within it:
- the LOC116006089 gene encoding uncharacterized protein LOC116006089 is translated as MLLIQELKAFLDNTFKIKDLDNLGYFLGIEAHMDNSGLNLCQRKYACDILDESGFLNCKPMAVSTPMVPGHLLNKGGGDAILNDVGSYRRLVGRLLYLTTTPHPEIAYVMHSKSPFSSSSALCTTALSRQQQRD